In Pseudochaenichthys georgianus chromosome 6, fPseGeo1.2, whole genome shotgun sequence, a single window of DNA contains:
- the nr2e3 gene encoding photoreceptor-specific nuclear receptor: MEDHLRKMNQFSSDTSNDFTDGLQEMNPVPGKAHGHSLLCNVCSDSSSGKHYGIYTCNGCSGFFKRSVRRRIIYRCQAGTGRCPVDKAHRNQCQACRLKKCLQAGMNKDDCFHKIYLIVFSPAVQNERQPRSTAHVSLDSLSDPKREHLATTQELTSSASYASVICRPLVTSSVPSSAAMQPCSNPNNYQRFMASLLTAETCAKLEPQNVEANIDVTTNDSKRDRTPSDCRMSPYTSSSSESIYETSARLLFMSVKWAKNLAVFAHLPFRDQVILLEEAWSEMFLLCAIQWSLPMDSCPLLSLPDLSPTHQAKTSLPRVDLRVIEEVFNRFKALAVDPTEFACLKAIVLFKPETSSLKDPEQVENLQDQSQVLLGQHIHSLYPSQSTRFGRLILLLPSLHSVSSEKIEQLFFHRIIGNTPMEKLLCDMFKN; encoded by the exons ATGGAGGACCACCTGAGAAAAATGAACCAGTTTTCTTCTGACACATCTAATGACTTCACAGATGGACTGCAAG AAATGAATCCAGTCCCAGGTAAAGCACACGGCCACAGTCTGCTGTGTAACGTGTGCTCTGATTCCAGCAGTGGAAAACATTATGGCATCTACACCTGCAATGGCTGCAGCGGCTTCTTCAAGCGCAGCGTAAGACGAAGAATCATCTACAG GTGTCAGGCTGGAACAGGCAGGTGCCCTGTAGACAAGGCTCATCGAAACCAATGTCAAGCTTGTCGATTGAAGAAATGTCTCCAAGCTGGCATGAACAAAGATG ACTGTTTTCATAAGATATATTTAATTGTCTTTTCTCCAGCTGTGCAGAATGAGCGACAACCTCGAAGCACAGCCCATGTGAGTCTAGACTCTCTAAGTGACCCTAAAAGAGAGCATCTGGCCACCACGCAGGAGCTCACTTCCTCTGCTAGCTACGCATCAGTCATCTGCAGACCCCTGGTCACTTCCTCCGTCCCCTCCTCTGCCGCCATGCAGCCCTGCAGCAACCCCAACAACTACCAGCGCTTTATGGCCAGCCTGCTGACTGCAGAGACCTGTGCAAAACTGGAGCCCCAGAATG TGGAGGCGAATATTGATGTCACAACCAATGATTCAAAAAGAGATCGGActccctctgactgtcgtaTGTCCCCGTACACCTCCAGCTCCTCAGAGAGTATATATGAGACATCAGCACGACTCCTCTTTATGTCTGTCAAGTGGGCAAAGAATTTGGCAGTTTTTGCTCACTTGCCATTTCGAGACCAG GTGATTCTGCTTGAGGAAGCTTGGAGTGAGATGTTCCTCTTGTGTGCCATCCAGTGGTCCCTGCCCATGGACAGCTGTCCTCTTCTGTCTCTGCCAGATCTTTCTCCCACACATCAGGCCAAGACCAGCCTGCCCAGAGTTGACCTGCGTGTCATTGAAGAGGTCTTTAATCGCTTTAAGGCCCTGGCTGTTGACCCCACTGAGTTTGCTTGCCTGAAAGCCATTGTACTCTTCAAGCCAG AGACAAGCAGCCTCAAAGACCCGGAGCAGGTGGAGAATCTGCAGGACCAGTCACAGGTGTTACTAGGTCAGCACATCCATTCACTATACCCCAGCCAAAGTACCAG GTTTGGGAGACTAATACTTCTGCTGCCATCGCTCCACTCTGTGAGCTCAGAGAAAATAGAGCAGCTGTTCTTTCACAGGATCATCGGTAACACACCCATGGAGAAACTGCTGTGTGACATGTTCAAAAACTAA
- the stoml1 gene encoding stomatin-like protein 1 codes for MFSKSYTLLPQGDCPKTPGLFVDPVSFTQRGPHKGFSFDNIPNVSENDFTDASQGWLSWICNLIVIFFVYFFTFITFPITGWFVLKTVPNYQRIVAFRLGRVGPPKGPGIVLVLPLIDQWQRVDLRTRAFNIPPSQVITLDGGELLVGADIQFRIWNPVMSVLSVQDLNASTRMTAQKAMTYLLAKKTVREIQTQRVKLGEYLVTDINEMTRPWGLEVDRVELALGSVLKAPEQSPSAPLTMPSAVPGLEGLTDPIQQLAMHFLGGIQQPQQEDCITFTDELSSAAQNVLATPRSVEELLEAVKLLLSEALVHQVGACFQFDVSSEDGQYHNYFVDLSQGSGAAGAGSLCREPDVTLSMSDSDLLAMFQGVLRPFSAYTSGRLKIQGDIDTAMKLEELIKLLKK; via the exons ATGTTCAGCAAGTCTTACACGCTGCTCCCTCAGGGGGACTGTCCCAAGACTCCGGGCCTGTTCGTGGACCCTGTCAGCTTCACACAGCGAGGACCCCACAAAGGCTTTTCCTTCGACAACATCCCCAATGTCTCTGAAAACGACTTCACTG ATGCCTCCCAAGGATGGCTGTCCTGGATCTGCAACCTGATTGTCATCTTCTTTGTCTACTTCTTCACCTTCATAACATTTCCTATAACAGGGTGGTTTGTACTGAAG ACGGTGCCTAACTACCAGAGGATAGTAGCATTTCGTCTGGGTCGAGTTGGTCCTCCAAAGGGTCCTGGTATTGTCCTCGTGCTGCCTCTCATTGACCAGTGGCAGAGAGTAGACCTGCGCACCCGTGCTTTCAACATCCCTCCCAGCCAG GTGATCACTCTGGATGGCGGTGAGTTGTTAGTGGGAGCAGACATCCAGTTCAGGATCTGGAACCCCGTCATGTCCGTACTCTCAGTCCAGGACCTGAACGCCTCAACCAGGATGACGGCACAGAAGGCTATGACCTACCTCCTGGCCAAGAAGACTGTCAGGGAGATCCAAACTCAGAGAGTTAAACTGGGAGAATATCTTGTG ACGGACATAAATGAGATGACTCGACCCTGGGGGCTGGAGGTGGACAGGGTTGAGCTTGCTTTGGGCTCTGTACTCAAAGCACCGGAGCAAAGCCCCTCTGCACCCCTCACCATGCCCTCTGCTGTGCCTGGACTGGAAGGTCTCACTGACCCTATTCAGCAGTTGGCCATGCACTTTTTGGGTGGCATTCAACAGCCTCAACAAG AGGACTGCATAACTTTTACAGATGAGCTCAGCAGTGCAGCTCAGAATGTCCTGGCCACACCACGTTCTGTTGAAGAGCTGCTGGAGGCCGTCAAGCTCCTGCTCTCTGAGGCTTTGGTCCACCAGGTTGGGGCCTGCTTCCAGTTTGACGTGAGCTCGGAGGATGGACAATATCACAATTACTTTGTGGATTTGAGCCAAG GCAgcggtgcagctggagcaggGTCTCTGTGCAGAGAGCCAGATGTGACACTGAGCATGAGTGACAGCGACCTTCTGGCCATGTTCCAGGGAGTGCTGCGACCGTTTTCTGCTTACACCAGCGGCAGACTGAAAATCCAAGGAGATATTGATACTGCCATGAAGCTGGAAGAACTCATAAAGTTACTTAAGAAATAG
- the ccdc33 gene encoding coiled-coil domain-containing protein 33 translates to MKASKKTKSLSNPAEVKDGYNLPSHDALAQILPNGRYLFKGANPRLQRAAQREPERPEAKQPNINHTYHIHRPHQRPPLHTDEDDHRMAEITNLQTKEVENYRSAMGKMAEDIIALRTQMVRLEAENSQLRSALSLQQDLGKDLLDDIHAMTRAEIANYIASLKFKLANETSKAASQRDRIQNLQNDLIKENDSEKELLKLQRVLQQQQEDLQRCHSRLAKMANLEATVKHQEKVIEKMEKALDSKLIEKSKQTGDRRPLVNRQKGGTDNRKEEIESARAAENSRLRGELDRIHRQPAPVIKQQSAQRKEALPVEERINLERAEARVQTLEAQLEENSNLWGREKQEMLTKLSEHRHGFVRTSTTILNNVPSRSVPESLSEQSRQRKQKKSC, encoded by the exons ATGAAGGCCTCGAAAAAGACTAAATCACTTAGCAACCCTGCAGAAGTAAAG GATGGATACAACCTCCCATCCCATGATGCCCTTGCACAGATCCTACCAAATGGTCGCTACCTTTTCAAAGGAGCAAATCCAAGGCTTCAGAGGGCAGCCCAACGAGAACCGGAGAGACCAGAGGCCAAGCAACCCAACATAAACCACACCTATCATATACATCGTCCACATCAACG ACCCCCACTGCATACGGATGAGGATGATCACCGCATGGCAGAGATCACCAACCTCCAAACTAAG GAAGTGGAAAACTATCGCTCAGCCATGGGTAAGATGGCAGAAGACATCATAGCGCTGAGGACACAGATGGTGAGGTTGGAGGCAGAAAACAGCCAGCTCCGCTCTGCTCTGTCTCTGCAGCAGGACCTCGGCAAAGACCTGTTGGACGACATCCACGCCATGACCAGGGCTGAGATTGCTAATTATATAG CCTCTCTTAAATTTAAGCTGGCCAATGAGACCAGTAAAGCCGCCTCTCAAAGGGACCGAATCCAAAATTTGCAGAACGATCTGATCAAG GAAAACGACAGTGAGAAGGAGCTACTAAAGCTTCAGAGAGTTCTCCAGCAGCAACAGGAGGATTTGCAGCGCTGCCACAGCCGCTTGGCAAAGATGGCAAACTTGGAGGCAACAGTGAAACATCAGGAAAAG GTCATTGAGAAGATGGAGAAAGCATTAGATAGCAAACTCATAGAGAAGAGTAAACAGACTGGTGACAGAAGGCCTTTGGTAAATAGGCAAAAAG GTGGCACTGATAACAGAAAGGAAGAGATAGAGTCAGCCCGGGCAGCAGAAAACAGTCGTCTCAGAGGAGAGCTGGACAGGATTCACCGGCAGCCGGCCCCAGTTATTAAACAGCAGTCAGCCCAG AGAAAAGAAGCCCTTCCAGTCGAGGAGCGAATTAATCTGGAGAGGGCAGAGGCAAGAGTTCAAACACTGGAGGCTCAG TTGGAGGAGAACTCTAATTTATGGGGGAGAGAAAAACAAGAAATGTTGACCAAACTGAGCGAGCACAGGCATGGCTTCGTCCGGACGTCCACCACAATCCTTAATAACGTTCCTTCG AGATCTGTACCAGAATCATTGAGTGAGCAAAGCAGACAGAGGAAGCAGAAGAAGTCCTGTTGA
- the cyp11a1.2 gene encoding cholesterol side-chain cleavage enzyme, mitochondrial has protein sequence MMVGSSVWRSPVMVLTAGVRCSSSVPAVRQAYSDSNMVRPFSEIPGLWKNGAANLYNFWKLDGFKNLHRIMLQNFNTFGPIYREKVGYYESVNIINPEDAAILFKAEGNYPKRLKVEAWTSYRDYRNRKYGVLLKNGEDWRSNRVILNKEVISPKMLGNFVPLLEEVGQDFVARVHKKIMRTGQNKWTTDLSQELFKYALESVSSVLYGERLGLMLDYIDPEAQHFINCITVMFKTTTPMLYIPPALLRKVGAKVWRDHVEAWDGIFNQADRCIHNIYRQLRLEAGTPKKYPGVLASLLMLDKLSIEDIKASITELMAGGVDTTSITLLWTLYELARHPNLQEELRAEVAAARAESQGDMLEMLKRIPLVKGALKETLRLHPVAVSLQRYITEDIIIQNYHIPAGTLVQLGLYAMGRDPKVFPRPEQYQPSRWLRTETHYFRSLGFGFGPRQCLGRRIAETEMQIFLIHMLENFRVEKERHVEVQSTFELILLPEKPIILTLKPLHISR, from the exons ATGATGGTTGGGTCGAGTGTTTGGCGCAGTCCGGTAATGGTGCTGACAGCCGGTGTGCGCTGCAGCAGCAGTGTGCCGGCAGTCAGACAGGCGTACTCAGACAGCAACATGGTCAGGCCTTTCAGTGAGATTCCTGGACTGTGGAAGAATGGAGCGGCCAACTTGTACAACTTCTGGAAACTGGATGGCTTTAAAAACCTTCACCGTATCATGTTGCAGAACTTCAACACTTTTGGACCCATTTACAG GGAAAAAGTAGGTTATTACGAAAGCGTTAATATCATCAATCCTGAAGATGCTGCTATCCTGTTCAAAGCGGAGGGCAATTACCCTAAAAGACTGAAAGTTGAAGCCTGGACATCATACAGAGACTACAGGAATCGCAAATATGGGGTTTTACTAAA GAATGGAGAAGACTGGAGATCAAACCGTGTGATTCTGAACAAGGAGGTGATTTCCCCAAAGATGCTGGGAAACTTTGTTCCTTTACTGGAGGAAGTGGGCCAGGATTTTGTGGCCAGAGTTCACAAAAAGATAATGCGAACTGGCCAAAACAAATGGACCACTGACCTCTCTCAAGAGCTCTTTAAATACGCACTGGAGT CTGTGAGTTCAGTGCTGTATGGGGAGCGTCTGGGTTTGATGCTGGACTACATCGACCCTGAAGCTCAACATTTCATCAACTGCATCACCGTCATGTTCAAGACTACCACACCCATGCTGTACATACCTCCTGCTCTGCTGAGGAAGGTTGGAGCTAAGGTATGGCGGGACCATGTGGAGGCTTGGGATGGGATCTTCAACCAAG CGGACCGCTGCATCCACAACATCTACAGGCAGTTACGTCTTGAAGCTGGCACTCCGAAGAAATACCCAGGAGTCCTGGCCAGCCTGCTCATGCTGGACAAGCTCTCCATTGAAGACATCAAGGCCAGCATCACTGAGCTAATGGCTGGAGGAGTAGATACG ACTTCTATAACACTGCTGTGGACGTTGTATGAACTAGCGAGGCACCCCAACCTCCAGGAGGAGCTGAGGGCGGAGGTGGCTGCAGCGCGGGCTGAAAGCCAGGGAGACATGCTGGAGATGCTGAAGCGCATTCCATTGGTCAAAGGAGCTTTGAAGGAAACACTGAG GTTACACCCAGTTGCAGTGAGCTTGCAAAGATATATAACAGAAGATATCATCATTCAAAACTACCACATCCCAGCTGGG ACTCTGGTCCAGCTAGGACTGTATGCAATGGGAAGAGACCCCAAAGTGTTTCCCCGTCCGGAGCAGTATCAGCCCTCCCGCTGGCTGAGGACAGAGACGCACTATTTCAGGAGCCTGGGCTTCGGCTTTGGCCCCCGTCAGTGTTTAGGACGCAGAATAGCTGAGACCGAGATGCAAATCTTCCTCATCCAT ATGCTTGAGAACTTCAGGGTGGAGAAAGAGCGCCATGTGGAAGTGCAGAGTACCTTTGAGCTCATCCTCTTACCAGAGAAACCGATAATCTTGACTTTGAAGCCCTTACATATTAGTCGGTAA